The following are from one region of the Pseudodesulfovibrio piezophilus C1TLV30 genome:
- the glyS gene encoding glycine--tRNA ligase subunit beta encodes MAEFILEIGTEEMPARFVPRLASELKESFVKLLDEAMVHHNGVSTYATPRRITAHVVSIAETQRREEETVTGPPARIAFDAEGNLTKAGGGFAKTQGVDTKALFKIDTGKGEYLAAKKTVGGRKTLDVLPSLCLEALNSLTFPKKMSWGDFNFTFGRPIRWLLALFDETIVEFSVENMASGRETRGHRVMGAGPFAIQSAKDYFDVIKQDCNVIIDPQDRQEAIVRCGNKLAHKLGGKIVWDDSLLEEVANLIEFPNPLIGDIDRLYLELPREVLLTSMQSHQKSFGVEDSQGNLLPYFLTTLNLEPTNIALVKKGWERVLKARLEDARFFWEADCKVDFQTWLDKLENVVFLGPLGSVGDKSRRMEKLCGKLAEVLDQSKSILPGEIEKYRAAGRLAKADLVSEMVIEFDSLQGKMGGIYAERSGKGEIVSKGIYEHYLPAGPDTSVPPSLSGALVSIADKMDTLVGCFGLGKSPKGANDPYALRRCAIGIARIIMDHNLDIDLEAFLKISQAAYGKNIKWKVTPDESVNNLVSFFEQRLRAFFIGQGFDSRAVNAALGAGFNDICTLKARLEALGVFTQEDDFEQAVLTFKRAANIIRKQGDEAGQTLTGFYDPELFEDEHESNFGNKLDEILPHFDELWQAADFSGLMGLLRELRPSVDSFFENVMVMCDDVDIRLNRLNLLKALVNKLGRLADFNALQV; translated from the coding sequence ATGGCCGAATTCATATTGGAAATCGGAACCGAGGAAATGCCTGCCCGGTTTGTCCCCCGGTTGGCATCTGAGTTAAAAGAAAGTTTTGTCAAACTCCTTGATGAAGCAATGGTGCACCATAATGGTGTTTCAACCTATGCAACTCCCAGACGCATTACCGCGCACGTTGTTTCTATTGCTGAGACACAGCGTCGAGAAGAAGAAACCGTTACTGGGCCTCCTGCTCGTATAGCCTTTGATGCAGAGGGTAACCTCACGAAAGCTGGGGGAGGCTTTGCCAAGACACAAGGTGTGGACACAAAGGCTCTTTTTAAAATAGATACAGGAAAAGGGGAGTATCTTGCCGCAAAGAAAACCGTGGGCGGTAGGAAAACCCTTGACGTCTTACCCAGTCTCTGTTTGGAAGCTTTGAATTCACTGACTTTTCCAAAGAAAATGAGTTGGGGAGATTTTAATTTCACCTTTGGTCGTCCCATCCGATGGCTGTTAGCACTTTTTGATGAGACTATCGTTGAATTTTCCGTGGAAAACATGGCTTCCGGACGCGAAACTCGTGGGCATCGAGTTATGGGAGCTGGCCCTTTTGCTATTCAGTCAGCTAAAGACTATTTTGACGTTATCAAGCAGGACTGTAACGTTATCATTGATCCCCAAGACCGCCAGGAAGCTATTGTACGTTGCGGCAATAAGCTTGCACACAAACTTGGTGGGAAAATTGTCTGGGATGATAGTTTATTGGAAGAAGTAGCAAATCTTATTGAGTTCCCCAACCCTCTTATAGGCGATATAGACCGACTCTATTTAGAACTCCCTCGGGAAGTTCTTTTGACTTCCATGCAATCACACCAGAAAAGCTTTGGTGTTGAAGATTCTCAAGGGAATCTCCTGCCCTATTTTTTAACGACGCTCAATCTTGAACCAACGAATATAGCTCTTGTGAAAAAAGGGTGGGAAAGGGTTCTCAAGGCTCGTTTGGAAGATGCCCGTTTTTTCTGGGAAGCAGATTGCAAAGTGGATTTTCAAACGTGGCTTGATAAACTTGAAAATGTGGTTTTTCTCGGCCCCCTTGGATCTGTTGGTGATAAATCCCGACGCATGGAAAAGCTCTGTGGAAAATTGGCTGAGGTTCTTGATCAGTCCAAATCCATTCTCCCTGGAGAAATAGAAAAATATCGAGCAGCTGGACGTTTGGCCAAAGCTGACCTTGTTTCTGAAATGGTCATAGAGTTTGATTCCCTGCAGGGAAAAATGGGGGGGATTTACGCGGAGCGTTCGGGGAAAGGGGAAATAGTTTCAAAGGGAATATATGAGCACTATCTCCCTGCTGGCCCAGATACTTCAGTTCCCCCAAGCTTATCGGGTGCACTTGTTTCCATCGCAGATAAGATGGATACTCTTGTTGGATGCTTTGGGCTAGGAAAAAGCCCCAAAGGAGCCAATGATCCTTATGCCTTACGTCGATGTGCAATTGGTATTGCACGAATTATCATGGATCATAATTTGGACATAGATCTGGAAGCATTCCTCAAAATATCCCAAGCTGCTTATGGGAAAAATATAAAATGGAAAGTAACTCCTGATGAATCAGTGAATAATCTTGTTTCTTTCTTTGAACAGCGCCTTCGCGCATTCTTTATTGGTCAAGGATTCGACTCTAGAGCAGTGAATGCTGCACTAGGAGCAGGATTTAATGATATATGCACGCTTAAAGCACGCCTGGAGGCTTTAGGTGTATTTACTCAAGAGGATGATTTTGAGCAGGCTGTTTTGACATTCAAAAGAGCAGCTAATATCATTCGAAAACAGGGCGATGAAGCAGGGCAAACCTTAACGGGTTTTTATGATCCTGAATTGTTTGAAGATGAACATGAAAGTAACTTTGGCAATAAGTTGGATGAAATCCTGCCTCACTTTGATGAGTTGTGGCAAGCTGCTGATTTTTCAGGCTTGATGGGGCTTCTCCGGGAGTTGCGCCCCTCGGTTGACAGCTTTTTTGAGAATGTCATGGTTATGTGTGATGATGTTGATATTCGTCTCAACCGACTGAATTTACTGAAGGCACTTGTTAATAAATTGGGGCGGCTTGCCGACTTCAATGCGTTACAAGTATAA
- the glyQ gene encoding glycine--tRNA ligase subunit alpha: MNFQDVILKLQNFWADYGCAVVQPMDIECGAGTFNPSTFFRVIGPEPWKTAYVEPSRRPTDGRYGENPNRLQHYYQFQVILKPSPDNVQELYLQSLATLGIDAKAHDIRFVEDDWESPTLGAWGLGWEVWLNGMEVTQFTYFQQVGGIDLKPVSVEITYGLERISMYLQEKESVYDLKWNDTITYGHVFHQNEIEMSKYNFELSNADMLFDLFNKFEAECLNLCEEGLPWPAYDCCLKCSHSFNMLDARGAISITERATYIGRVRNLASQIARLYADQRQEMGYPMLGK, from the coding sequence ATGAATTTTCAGGATGTTATATTAAAACTTCAGAATTTTTGGGCGGACTACGGATGTGCTGTTGTTCAGCCGATGGATATTGAATGTGGGGCTGGTACATTCAATCCTTCAACTTTTTTTCGGGTTATTGGGCCGGAGCCTTGGAAAACGGCATATGTCGAACCTTCACGAAGGCCTACAGATGGCCGTTATGGTGAGAATCCCAATCGCTTGCAGCATTACTATCAATTTCAAGTCATTCTGAAGCCTTCTCCTGATAACGTTCAGGAACTCTACCTTCAAAGCTTAGCCACTTTGGGAATTGATGCAAAGGCGCACGATATCAGATTTGTCGAAGATGATTGGGAGTCTCCGACATTAGGAGCATGGGGACTTGGCTGGGAAGTTTGGCTTAATGGCATGGAAGTAACACAGTTTACATATTTTCAGCAGGTTGGAGGTATTGACCTCAAACCCGTATCAGTTGAAATCACGTATGGCTTAGAACGTATTTCGATGTACTTACAGGAAAAAGAATCAGTATATGACCTGAAGTGGAATGATACCATTACTTACGGACATGTGTTTCACCAGAATGAAATAGAGATGTCCAAGTATAATTTTGAACTTTCCAACGCAGATATGTTATTTGATCTCTTTAATAAGTTTGAAGCAGAATGCCTGAACTTATGCGAAGAAGGACTTCCTTGGCCTGCTTACGATTGTTGTCTCAAGTGTTCACACTCTTTCAATATGCTTGATGCGCGTGGGGCCATTTCCATCACGGAACGCGCAACCTACATTGGACGTGTACGAAACTTAGCATCACAAATAGCCCGTCTTTATGCTGATCAGCGTCAAGAAATGGGATACCCCATGTTGGGAAAATAA
- the recO gene encoding DNA repair protein RecO, protein MSVTEKALVLKVGRFREADVWVKLLTASRGIFNAFAFGGSRSRRRFVGCLDPLSHVLFTIGESRRSDYIVLEEGSLLYNYPTIRQNPIKTGIAVNCIKFVEAVEVGPFDGKETYSLLLETMKMLDSSDGALDFIPWLFRAKFTFEMGFLPDFLHCGCCGSFVCTKKGFQFGIEKGQVACPTCLSGGKPLDGLARPISTGTLRALDWIQQSSPADWISVGMDSKVRRQVSQLVELFVAYHLGLSWENGMYKKV, encoded by the coding sequence ATGAGTGTCACCGAAAAAGCGCTTGTTCTGAAGGTCGGGCGCTTTCGGGAAGCTGATGTATGGGTCAAACTGCTGACTGCTTCACGTGGAATTTTCAATGCATTTGCTTTTGGCGGAAGTAGGAGTCGACGAAGGTTTGTCGGTTGTCTTGATCCTCTCAGCCATGTACTCTTCACCATAGGGGAGAGTCGGCGCAGTGATTACATTGTTCTCGAAGAAGGTTCACTTCTTTATAATTATCCTACCATTCGACAAAATCCGATAAAAACAGGAATAGCCGTCAATTGTATCAAATTTGTAGAAGCAGTTGAAGTAGGCCCATTCGATGGGAAAGAGACATATTCATTGTTGTTGGAGACCATGAAGATGCTCGATAGTAGTGATGGCGCTCTCGATTTTATTCCTTGGCTTTTTCGTGCAAAATTTACTTTTGAGATGGGATTTTTACCTGATTTTTTGCATTGTGGATGTTGTGGAAGCTTTGTTTGTACAAAAAAAGGTTTTCAATTTGGCATCGAAAAAGGGCAGGTAGCCTGTCCGACTTGTCTTTCAGGCGGGAAACCGTTAGATGGACTTGCTCGACCTATTTCTACCGGAACCTTGCGAGCCCTTGACTGGATTCAGCAAAGCTCACCTGCGGACTGGATTTCTGTTGGTATGGATAGCAAGGTCCGACGCCAGGTAAGTCAATTGGTTGAGTTGTTCGTTGCCTATCACCTAGGCTTGTCTTGGGAAAATGGTATGTATAAAAAGGTATGA
- a CDS encoding helix-turn-helix domain-containing protein: MNFEELGLTLKQERERKGLSIAVVMEATKISRTNIVAMESGDRGTLPHPVYAKGFVKSYARYLGLDADELSMIVDREYQDEADGPEEHIYEVSPAAERAFQDGDSLESKRKSVWPLILVAIFLIGVVVLLLMNFKGKDSDDDIASVIQSEQAVSPEKTTMPAPEVEEDQNLQPIQELDEGTEGAEVGELVSQTQNEASQGKAQEQIPPVQEEAQSSLAEVETDATDVSKEVENTVVDSDEMDSGISHEKQKYDHILIIRATTNKGCWIGLWKGDETNMARDFVLKKGEPLRLMFNNPRRIRIGNAAGVTVLYNGKPYPLDNAKGNIQTLRFGME, encoded by the coding sequence ATGAATTTTGAAGAACTTGGACTGACGCTGAAACAAGAACGAGAGCGAAAAGGGCTGAGTATTGCCGTTGTCATGGAAGCGACCAAGATCAGTCGAACAAACATTGTTGCCATGGAAAGTGGAGATCGCGGTACTTTGCCTCATCCCGTTTATGCAAAAGGATTTGTGAAGAGTTACGCTCGGTACCTCGGTCTTGATGCGGATGAATTGTCGATGATTGTGGATCGAGAGTATCAGGATGAGGCCGATGGGCCAGAAGAACATATTTATGAAGTGTCACCAGCAGCTGAAAGAGCCTTTCAGGATGGAGACTCTCTTGAGTCCAAAAGGAAGTCTGTTTGGCCACTCATACTCGTCGCAATTTTTCTGATTGGCGTGGTGGTTTTGTTACTCATGAATTTCAAAGGAAAAGATTCTGATGACGATATCGCAAGCGTGATCCAATCGGAACAAGCAGTTTCACCTGAGAAAACAACTATGCCTGCCCCTGAAGTTGAAGAAGATCAGAATCTTCAACCTATCCAAGAATTAGATGAGGGGACAGAGGGTGCTGAAGTGGGTGAGCTTGTTTCGCAAACTCAAAATGAAGCAAGCCAGGGCAAAGCTCAAGAGCAGATCCCTCCTGTTCAAGAAGAAGCCCAGTCTTCACTTGCTGAAGTTGAGACTGATGCGACAGACGTTAGTAAAGAAGTTGAGAACACTGTCGTAGATTCTGATGAAATGGATTCCGGAATTTCACACGAAAAGCAAAAGTATGATCATATATTGATCATTAGAGCTACGACAAACAAAGGGTGTTGGATTGGATTGTGGAAGGGGGATGAGACCAATATGGCAAGAGATTTTGTCTTGAAGAAGGGCGAACCGCTTCGTCTCATGTTCAATAATCCACGTCGAATTCGTATTGGCAATGCAGCAGGAGTGACAGTCTTATACAATGGGAAACCATATCCTCTCGACAATGCCAAAGGGAATATTCAGACCCTGCGCTTTGGAATGGAATAA
- a CDS encoding SurA N-terminal domain-containing protein: MLRFLFFLIGTVFLALPHQAFAEEVVFDRILVKINDDIITQYDLDEEMKPILAKIGEIHLTAAEQEQMVKLRKQMLERMVSNKLMAQEIKKFEINVSENVVDNELAKFKQERGLTDKEFHETLKHDEMTLDEFRSKLKNAIEKQELLSFMVHSKVLVTDSEIQAEYEAKHDEYVLGKLVSLSIIMLPENISAQEVKKRIEEGELTFADAAKKYSIGPGKDKGGAIGDVNWSDLADDWKESIKGIQEGGVSRPLSIQGKSALLSPVKIVEDRLVPLEEVRESIFKRLMDEKRERIFDEYFDKLKESSVIVYMD; the protein is encoded by the coding sequence GTGTTGCGATTTTTGTTTTTTTTGATTGGGACCGTGTTTTTGGCACTTCCCCATCAAGCTTTCGCAGAAGAGGTTGTTTTTGATCGAATCCTCGTAAAAATAAATGATGACATCATTACTCAATATGATCTTGATGAAGAAATGAAGCCGATTCTCGCAAAAATAGGCGAAATACACCTGACGGCAGCCGAACAAGAGCAGATGGTCAAACTTCGTAAGCAGATGCTCGAAAGGATGGTCAGCAATAAACTCATGGCGCAGGAAATCAAGAAATTTGAAATTAATGTTTCAGAGAATGTCGTTGATAATGAACTTGCGAAATTCAAACAGGAACGGGGACTCACGGATAAAGAGTTTCATGAAACCCTTAAACATGATGAAATGACTCTTGATGAATTTCGATCAAAATTGAAAAATGCTATTGAAAAGCAAGAATTGCTCAGTTTCATGGTGCACAGCAAAGTCCTTGTCACAGATAGTGAAATCCAGGCTGAATATGAGGCCAAACACGATGAGTATGTATTAGGAAAACTGGTTTCATTATCAATTATAATGCTCCCGGAAAATATTTCCGCCCAAGAGGTAAAAAAGAGAATTGAAGAAGGCGAACTGACCTTTGCTGACGCAGCTAAAAAATATAGCATTGGCCCTGGAAAAGACAAAGGGGGCGCTATTGGAGATGTCAATTGGAGTGACCTTGCTGATGATTGGAAAGAATCCATCAAAGGGATTCAGGAGGGAGGTGTCAGTCGCCCATTATCAATTCAAGGGAAAAGCGCACTCTTATCCCCTGTCAAAATTGTCGAGGATAGACTTGTCCCTCTCGAAGAGGTACGAGAATCTATTTTCAAGAGGTTAATGGATGAAAAAAGAGAAAGAATTTTTGATGAATACTTCGACAAGCTGAAAGAAAGTTCAGTCATTGTCTACATGGATTAG
- a CDS encoding peptidylprolyl isomerase, with product MKYKILLCIMAFLVCGCSNDADDMGIIARVNDAPIYLSQLEFQHDQFQADTAGTYVPSVEKLKEEYGEILTDLIVQELVVQELTRRDLPVTEQELLNEEETVRADYPEGAFDQMLVEEYIDLKAWRKQLRNYLAMKKFFQQVLRPQIKIDYKEAENYYREHISDFYLPESLRILVVRGPSREIVGKAVEKFMKEKKHAGLATVFGEVETREVVVREGRLSATWKNAISDLKVGQSSGVLTDRFGFEALVLLEKSPAKVLAPAQAYPLVEKALLENKLHDAFENWLTKSIASANILVSSHLLQEHQSDEVRDSPNDLLEAQDALNAAPNGTE from the coding sequence ATGAAATACAAAATACTATTGTGCATAATGGCTTTTTTAGTCTGCGGATGCAGTAATGATGCTGATGACATGGGAATTATCGCCCGTGTGAATGATGCACCAATCTACTTATCCCAACTCGAATTTCAGCACGACCAATTTCAGGCAGATACAGCCGGAACGTATGTCCCCAGTGTTGAAAAACTTAAAGAAGAATATGGTGAAATCCTTACAGATTTGATTGTTCAAGAACTGGTTGTTCAAGAACTCACTCGACGGGACCTTCCTGTTACTGAGCAGGAATTGCTCAACGAGGAAGAAACTGTCCGTGCGGACTATCCTGAAGGGGCTTTTGATCAAATGCTGGTTGAGGAATACATTGATTTAAAAGCATGGAGAAAGCAGTTAAGAAATTATCTTGCAATGAAAAAGTTTTTCCAACAAGTACTGAGACCACAAATCAAAATAGATTATAAAGAAGCGGAAAACTATTATCGTGAACATATTTCCGATTTTTATCTTCCTGAAAGTTTGCGAATTCTTGTTGTTCGAGGTCCCAGCCGTGAGATTGTCGGTAAAGCCGTAGAAAAATTCATGAAGGAAAAAAAACATGCTGGTCTTGCCACCGTATTCGGCGAGGTTGAGACAAGAGAAGTCGTTGTTCGTGAGGGCAGACTTTCCGCAACATGGAAGAATGCCATTTCTGATTTGAAAGTCGGACAGTCGAGTGGAGTTTTAACAGATAGATTTGGTTTTGAGGCCTTAGTTCTCCTCGAAAAAAGTCCTGCGAAGGTACTTGCACCAGCCCAGGCGTATCCTTTGGTCGAAAAAGCTCTTCTTGAAAACAAACTCCATGATGCTTTTGAGAACTGGTTAACCAAAAGTATCGCATCGGCAAATATATTAGTGAGTAGCCATCTTTTGCAAGAACATCAATCAGATGAGGTTCGTGATAGTCCAAATGATCTTCTTGAGGCTCAAGATGCTTTGAATGCTGCCCCAAATGGCACTGAGTAA
- the mfd gene encoding transcription-repair coupling factor — MSLTLPPPIQDFIKGSTDSVRVFKSGPATQAFVAVSLIAHQQSSVLIVPGAAEFKQAKALLSLFSTKKTDEIRPTWEEEWITFPPYNPRQPDAQSWSERWAALYALTYGKKPCGVLMTVDNLLPHWPDKSVLQENWVALSKGEEMSPELLLEQLISWGYVRRKLVSGAGDIAMRGDILDIQAPGYPLPLRLEFFGDSLEEIRLFDSSSQRSKADLDEVILLPVSPGITTEKYISEAQKVWEKLRKTGEISSTEEFALTERLAMNDGFVWPGMYYASPVGLESHFPSGMNYLLSSGSSLRARLEDQDQAWRGYIEEEARQKRIRWPLRFFCRSHEGARQVWQKKRQIVFEELTIGREKNGIDMAEAPYSDFTDLFWKPEAARRPWSALMDSLKEWGRASGQTILSFRSERSRQKFLNLALQEQLPLSLKYSPRTRGLFALVSPLRKGMELIWSQTRILGEEVLQPEPVKVHAGRDKAFKGLDKYEDLNEGDLLVHRDYGLAQFGGLHHMNVGDAANDYLLLFFSGEDKLFLPVDRLNLIQRFKGPEGSGTPSLDKLGGTRWAKTTARVRKAIEKIAHGLVEMYAFRRVAKGFSYGPLDDMYAEFEATFGFEETPDQDKAVKDVFRDMEKAEPMDRLVCGDVGFGKTEVALRAAFRAALEGLQTALLCPTTVLAEQHYQTFSKRMEGFPVRIGLLSRFVSRKRQKTVLEAAARGEIDILIGTHRLLSKDVELPNLGLLILDEEQRFGVKHKEKLKHFRQNIDVLTLTATPIPRTLQLSLSGIRGLSIIETPPLDRKPVETAITEREALSLKAVLRRELDRGGQIYWVYNRVNGLERVAEFVRELAPDAKVGMAHGKMTEKGLEETMRGFWHGEIDVLVCTAIVESGLDFPNANTLIVDQAQLFGLGQLYQLRGRVGRSDRQAYAYFVVPKIDDISEIVRKRLRIILDMNYLGAGFKIAMEDLRLRGAGNILGEAQSGQIAKVGLELFLEMLEEEVRRLQGESEARASEPELNFIFEAHIPGDYIDDARERLRYYKSLSSAKDEIALKELEAEIKDRFGHLPQQLETFFGVLHIKQSLSRLQAERAELYPGRVVVTWGAQSSVNPAELMGWINERIERAKLLPPTKLELRYTDSISMREALDKTAVELEELLESETPASVQ; from the coding sequence ATGTCATTAACACTCCCCCCACCTATTCAGGATTTTATCAAAGGATCAACAGATTCTGTTCGAGTTTTTAAAAGTGGACCGGCTACGCAGGCTTTTGTCGCAGTGTCATTGATAGCCCACCAACAGAGTTCTGTTTTAATCGTTCCCGGTGCTGCTGAGTTCAAGCAAGCAAAAGCGCTGCTTTCACTCTTCTCCACAAAAAAAACAGATGAAATACGACCGACGTGGGAAGAAGAGTGGATTACATTTCCTCCGTATAATCCGCGTCAACCAGATGCTCAATCCTGGAGCGAGAGATGGGCAGCTCTTTATGCTTTGACATACGGTAAGAAGCCATGTGGTGTCTTAATGACTGTTGACAACCTTTTGCCACATTGGCCCGATAAGTCTGTCCTTCAAGAAAATTGGGTAGCGCTGTCAAAAGGGGAAGAAATGTCTCCAGAGCTTCTTCTGGAACAATTAATTTCCTGGGGATATGTTCGCCGAAAGTTAGTATCAGGAGCAGGAGATATCGCCATGCGTGGTGATATCTTGGATATTCAAGCCCCAGGGTACCCACTCCCGCTTCGACTTGAATTTTTTGGAGACAGTCTTGAGGAGATTCGACTTTTCGATAGCTCTTCCCAGCGTTCAAAAGCCGACTTGGACGAGGTCATTCTTCTACCTGTTTCCCCTGGGATAACTACGGAAAAGTATATATCCGAAGCCCAAAAAGTCTGGGAGAAACTTCGCAAAACCGGAGAGATATCCTCTACAGAGGAATTTGCTTTAACAGAGCGACTTGCGATGAATGACGGCTTTGTCTGGCCCGGTATGTATTATGCTTCGCCCGTTGGATTGGAATCTCACTTTCCTTCAGGAATGAATTATCTCCTGTCTTCCGGAAGTTCACTCAGAGCTCGTTTGGAAGATCAAGATCAAGCTTGGCGGGGCTATATTGAAGAAGAAGCACGGCAAAAACGAATTCGTTGGCCTCTTCGTTTCTTCTGCCGTTCTCATGAAGGAGCCCGGCAGGTATGGCAGAAAAAACGTCAGATTGTCTTTGAAGAACTGACTATTGGTCGAGAAAAAAATGGCATCGATATGGCGGAGGCGCCCTATAGTGATTTCACAGATCTTTTTTGGAAACCTGAAGCAGCTCGACGTCCATGGTCTGCTCTTATGGACTCATTGAAAGAATGGGGAAGGGCTTCTGGGCAGACTATACTCAGCTTTCGTTCAGAAAGATCTCGACAGAAATTTCTCAATCTCGCGTTACAAGAACAGCTCCCTCTCAGTTTGAAGTACTCACCTCGAACTCGTGGCCTGTTTGCCTTAGTCTCTCCGCTGCGAAAAGGTATGGAACTCATATGGAGTCAGACACGGATCCTTGGTGAAGAAGTCCTTCAACCTGAACCCGTAAAAGTTCACGCAGGGCGAGATAAAGCCTTTAAAGGACTTGATAAATATGAAGATTTAAATGAAGGAGATTTGTTAGTCCATCGAGACTATGGGCTTGCTCAATTCGGAGGTTTGCATCACATGAATGTGGGAGATGCTGCCAATGACTACCTTTTGTTGTTTTTTTCTGGTGAAGATAAGCTGTTTTTGCCTGTAGATAGATTAAATCTCATACAACGTTTCAAAGGTCCCGAGGGCAGTGGAACTCCTTCACTCGATAAATTGGGGGGCACACGTTGGGCAAAGACAACCGCCAGAGTACGAAAGGCTATTGAAAAAATAGCTCATGGATTGGTTGAAATGTATGCTTTTCGTAGAGTGGCTAAAGGATTTTCTTACGGGCCTTTGGATGACATGTATGCCGAATTTGAAGCGACTTTTGGTTTTGAAGAAACACCTGACCAGGACAAAGCTGTTAAGGATGTTTTCCGAGATATGGAAAAAGCGGAACCAATGGATCGACTCGTATGTGGTGATGTCGGTTTCGGAAAAACTGAAGTTGCCTTGCGCGCTGCTTTCAGAGCGGCCCTTGAAGGATTGCAGACTGCTCTTTTGTGTCCTACTACGGTTTTGGCAGAACAACATTATCAAACATTCAGCAAACGGATGGAAGGATTTCCTGTTCGAATCGGCTTACTAAGCCGTTTTGTTTCCCGTAAGCGTCAGAAAACAGTTCTTGAGGCTGCGGCTAGGGGGGAAATAGACATTCTTATCGGGACGCATCGACTTCTATCTAAAGATGTCGAATTGCCTAATCTTGGTTTACTCATCTTGGACGAAGAGCAGCGTTTTGGCGTCAAACATAAGGAAAAACTAAAACATTTCAGACAAAATATCGACGTTCTTACATTAACAGCAACCCCCATCCCAAGAACGCTTCAGCTTTCTCTGTCGGGCATTCGAGGATTATCTATCATTGAAACGCCGCCTTTAGATAGAAAACCGGTTGAAACCGCCATAACGGAACGAGAAGCTCTTTCCCTTAAAGCTGTTTTGCGACGAGAGCTTGATCGAGGTGGGCAAATCTATTGGGTGTATAATAGAGTTAATGGGTTGGAACGTGTGGCTGAATTTGTTCGAGAACTTGCACCAGACGCAAAAGTGGGTATGGCTCATGGAAAGATGACCGAGAAAGGACTTGAGGAAACCATGAGAGGGTTTTGGCATGGAGAAATTGATGTCCTTGTCTGTACCGCTATTGTCGAATCGGGTCTTGATTTTCCCAATGCTAACACACTTATTGTTGACCAAGCTCAACTCTTTGGACTCGGACAGTTGTATCAGTTACGCGGACGAGTCGGTAGAAGTGACAGACAGGCTTATGCTTATTTTGTGGTGCCCAAAATCGATGATATTTCAGAGATTGTTCGTAAACGTCTGCGCATTATTTTGGATATGAACTACCTTGGTGCGGGATTTAAAATAGCAATGGAAGATTTACGACTTCGCGGCGCTGGTAATATTCTCGGTGAAGCTCAGTCGGGGCAGATTGCCAAAGTGGGGCTTGAACTTTTTCTTGAAATGCTTGAGGAAGAGGTCCGTAGACTACAGGGGGAATCTGAAGCCCGGGCTTCGGAACCAGAGTTGAATTTTATCTTTGAAGCGCATATTCCTGGAGACTATATCGACGATGCCAGAGAACGGTTGCGTTACTATAAATCGCTTTCTTCTGCCAAAGATGAAATAGCTCTCAAGGAATTGGAAGCGGAAATAAAAGATAGATTTGGCCACTTGCCACAGCAATTGGAAACTTTTTTTGGAGTTCTGCATATTAAGCAATCACTCTCTCGATTGCAGGCGGAAAGAGCAGAATTATACCCTGGGCGTGTTGTTGTAACCTGGGGAGCACAGTCCTCTGTAAATCCGGCCGAACTCATGGGATGGATCAATGAACGAATTGAAAGAGCGAAGCTATTACCTCCAACAAAATTGGAATTGAGATATACGGATTCCATTTCTATGCGTGAAGCCTTGGATAAAACAGCTGTCGAACTTGAGGAACTCCTTGAGAGTGAAACGCCCGCATCAGTCCAATAA
- a CDS encoding chemotaxis protein CheW yields MNVEVEDFVDIDDVESDQELIQLVTFSIGEEEFGVNILQVQEIIRTMEITNVPRAPDFVEGVINLRGKVIPIVDMRSRFGLEAKDHDKYTRIIVVEFEMIIVGFVVDSVSEVLRIPANSVQPPPPVVAGMDSDYIDGVGKLEDRLLILLDLDSLLNNEEIEALTGV; encoded by the coding sequence ATGAACGTTGAAGTTGAAGATTTTGTCGATATTGATGATGTGGAGTCTGATCAGGAACTCATCCAGCTTGTGACTTTCAGTATTGGTGAAGAGGAATTCGGAGTAAATATCTTGCAAGTTCAAGAAATTATTCGAACTATGGAAATCACAAATGTCCCGCGTGCCCCTGATTTCGTCGAAGGAGTCATCAATCTTCGAGGCAAAGTCATCCCGATCGTTGATATGCGCAGCCGCTTTGGTCTAGAGGCTAAGGATCATGACAAGTATACACGGATTATAGTTGTTGAATTCGAAATGATCATTGTTGGATTTGTTGTTGATTCCGTTTCTGAGGTCTTACGGATTCCTGCAAATTCCGTACAGCCTCCGCCACCTGTTGTTGCAGGGATGGATTCCGATTACATTGATGGAGTCGGAAAACTTGAAGATCGCCTTCTCATTTTGCTTGATCTTGATTCATTACTTAATAATGAAGAAATTGAAGCTTTGACTGGCGTCTAA